The following are encoded together in the Gordonia insulae genome:
- the mimD gene encoding propane 2-monooxygenase effector subunit MimD: MQFGSETEFSNMCGVTLMNTPIGRVVADVMGSKDDVELTEYPSMIRVDGVNRLDFDYDELTDALGQEFDGSIFEEISSTHYGRMVHLDDRTILFASPEDAAEFIGFDLTASS, encoded by the coding sequence ATGCAGTTCGGATCCGAGACAGAGTTCTCCAACATGTGCGGCGTGACCCTCATGAACACGCCCATCGGGCGCGTCGTGGCCGACGTGATGGGGTCCAAGGACGACGTCGAACTCACCGAGTACCCGTCGATGATCCGCGTCGACGGAGTCAACCGCCTCGACTTCGACTACGACGAACTCACCGACGCCCTCGGCCAGGAGTTCGACGGATCGATCTTCGAGGAGATCAGCTCGACGCACTACGGACGCATGGTGCATCTCGACGATCGCACCATCCTGTTCGCCAGCCCCGAGGACGCGGCCGAGTTCATCGGCTTCGACCTCACCGCGTCCTCATAG